In a genomic window of Mastacembelus armatus chromosome 3, fMasArm1.2, whole genome shotgun sequence:
- the LOC113122698 gene encoding retinoblastoma-like protein 2 isoform X1 has product MHRQKPNPFSVKVTMATEPQTNPGKPRPGPSDRLITMFRACSRDPTEAIKTRLKHMLHTFLQHHRENAGNEKTKEVAAKCCCEAVIWYYRILENLVSEERTRLGISDVSGILENDLVQRCLVACCLEITIFSNHLPCDFPLLLQMYKLAPYHFWRVIELVLRAQVKLSHTVASHLAQLEEKILESLAWTSTSPLWEEVRANEGHLHTCQQVIPPTQIEDPKKTEMQSDGNQPGAGVSVGADLSASTEQQCSPSSANSPQRHSSLHLFARKVYSLMGQRLRELCSTLNISAELRLKIWTCFEYSLVHFSCLMVDRHLDQLLMCAIYIIAKITKMEIPFKHIMKCYKSQPLANKSVCKSVLISDRDMDDSPFENNNNGEHSDSILTPSTPSTHYAGACQEERGNLIYFYNQVYIAKLQHFAKEFSATSGVDTPPLSPYPRQWKTPPCRQRLFSSHSIYISPYNRETSSPRTAGLCYYFSSSPPERLQEINNMIKTGRSVNRRCRVASLDKKEEPGDDGPSVKRLRVNDQSALERRLRNVVNDRVTGRN; this is encoded by the exons ATGCACCGACAAAAGCCAAACCCATTTAG CGTGAAGGTCACCATGGCAACCGAGCCTCAGACTAACCCAGGAAAGCCGAGGCCTGGCCCCAGTGACCGCCTGATCACAATGTTCAG GGCCTGCTCCAGAGATCCAACAGAGGCAATTAAAACAAGACTAAAACATATGCTGCACACGTTCCTGCAACACCACAGGGAAAATGCCGGAAATGAGAAGACCAAAG AGGTAGCAGCAAAGTGCTGCTGTGAGGCTGTTATCTGGTATTACAGGATCCTAGAGAATCTTGTCAGTGAAGAGAGGACTAGGCTGGGCATCAGTGACGTCTCA GGCATTTTGGAAAACGATCTCGTTCAGCGCTGCCTGGTTGCCTGTTGTCTGGAGATTACCATATTCTCAAACCATCTACCATGTGACTTCCCTCTGCTCCTTCAGATGTACAAACTGGCACCATACCACTTCTGGAGG GTGATTGAGCTGGTGCTGCGGGCTCAAGTGAAACTGTCTCACACTGTTGCCAGTCACCTCGCTCAACTGGAAGAGAAAATCCTTGAAAGCTTGGCCTGGACCAGCACCTCACCACTATGGGAAGAAGTCAGAGCCAATGAGGGTCATCTGCATACCTGCCAACAG GTAATTCCACCTACACAGATAGAAGATCCAAAGAAGACAGAAATGCAATCTGATGGAAACCAACCAGGAG CGGGCGTCAGTGTGGGAGCTGACCTTTCTGCCAGCACAGAACAACAGTGTTCCCCATCATCTGCAAATAGCCCTCAGAGACACAGCTCTCTCCATCTGTTTGCTCGCAAG GTTTACAGCTTGATGGGCCAGCGTCTGAGGGAGCTGTGTTCCACGCTGAACATTTCTGCTGAGCTGCGGTTGAAGATCTGGACCTGCTTCGAGTACTCTTTGGTACACTTCTCCTGTCTCATGGTAGATCGCCACCTGGACCAACTGCTAATGTGTGCCATCTACATCATTGCTAAG ATTACTAAAATGGAAATCCCCTTCAAGCACATAATGAAGTGCTACAAGTCTCAACCACTCGCCAATAAAAGT gTCTGCAAAAGTGTGTTAATTTCAGATAGAGACATGGACGATTCTCCCTTTGAAAACAACA ATAATGGAGAGCATAGCGACAGCATCCTGACCCCCAGCACACCATCAACACATTATGCAGGAGCCTGTCAGGAGGAGAGGGGCAATCTTATCTATTTTTACAACCAGGTCTACATAGCAAAGTTGCAGCATTTTGCCAAGGAGTTTTCTGCAACCTCTGGG GTTGATACTCCTCCTTTGTCTCCATACCCCCGACAGTGGAAAACCCCACCCTGCAGGCAGCGGCTGTTCAGCAGCCACTCCATCTACATTTCACCTTACAACAGGGAAACCAGCTCTCCTCGTACAGCCGGGCTCTGCTATTACTTCAGCTCAAGTCCCCCAGAG CGTCTGCAAGAGATCAATAACATGATCAAAACAGGGAGGTCAGTCAACAGGCGATGCCGTGTGGCATCATTAGATAAAAAAGAGGAGCCGGGAGACGATGGTCCTTCTGTAAAAAGGCTTCGGGTGAATGATCAGTCTGCCTTGGAGAGACGACTAAGGAACGTGGTGAACGATCGTGTCACAGGACGGAACTAG
- the LOC113122698 gene encoding retinoblastoma-like protein 2 isoform X2: MATEPQTNPGKPRPGPSDRLITMFRACSRDPTEAIKTRLKHMLHTFLQHHRENAGNEKTKEVAAKCCCEAVIWYYRILENLVSEERTRLGISDVSGILENDLVQRCLVACCLEITIFSNHLPCDFPLLLQMYKLAPYHFWRVIELVLRAQVKLSHTVASHLAQLEEKILESLAWTSTSPLWEEVRANEGHLHTCQQVIPPTQIEDPKKTEMQSDGNQPGAGVSVGADLSASTEQQCSPSSANSPQRHSSLHLFARKVYSLMGQRLRELCSTLNISAELRLKIWTCFEYSLVHFSCLMVDRHLDQLLMCAIYIIAKITKMEIPFKHIMKCYKSQPLANKSVCKSVLISDRDMDDSPFENNNNGEHSDSILTPSTPSTHYAGACQEERGNLIYFYNQVYIAKLQHFAKEFSATSGVDTPPLSPYPRQWKTPPCRQRLFSSHSIYISPYNRETSSPRTAGLCYYFSSSPPERLQEINNMIKTGRSVNRRCRVASLDKKEEPGDDGPSVKRLRVNDQSALERRLRNVVNDRVTGRN; the protein is encoded by the exons ATGGCAACCGAGCCTCAGACTAACCCAGGAAAGCCGAGGCCTGGCCCCAGTGACCGCCTGATCACAATGTTCAG GGCCTGCTCCAGAGATCCAACAGAGGCAATTAAAACAAGACTAAAACATATGCTGCACACGTTCCTGCAACACCACAGGGAAAATGCCGGAAATGAGAAGACCAAAG AGGTAGCAGCAAAGTGCTGCTGTGAGGCTGTTATCTGGTATTACAGGATCCTAGAGAATCTTGTCAGTGAAGAGAGGACTAGGCTGGGCATCAGTGACGTCTCA GGCATTTTGGAAAACGATCTCGTTCAGCGCTGCCTGGTTGCCTGTTGTCTGGAGATTACCATATTCTCAAACCATCTACCATGTGACTTCCCTCTGCTCCTTCAGATGTACAAACTGGCACCATACCACTTCTGGAGG GTGATTGAGCTGGTGCTGCGGGCTCAAGTGAAACTGTCTCACACTGTTGCCAGTCACCTCGCTCAACTGGAAGAGAAAATCCTTGAAAGCTTGGCCTGGACCAGCACCTCACCACTATGGGAAGAAGTCAGAGCCAATGAGGGTCATCTGCATACCTGCCAACAG GTAATTCCACCTACACAGATAGAAGATCCAAAGAAGACAGAAATGCAATCTGATGGAAACCAACCAGGAG CGGGCGTCAGTGTGGGAGCTGACCTTTCTGCCAGCACAGAACAACAGTGTTCCCCATCATCTGCAAATAGCCCTCAGAGACACAGCTCTCTCCATCTGTTTGCTCGCAAG GTTTACAGCTTGATGGGCCAGCGTCTGAGGGAGCTGTGTTCCACGCTGAACATTTCTGCTGAGCTGCGGTTGAAGATCTGGACCTGCTTCGAGTACTCTTTGGTACACTTCTCCTGTCTCATGGTAGATCGCCACCTGGACCAACTGCTAATGTGTGCCATCTACATCATTGCTAAG ATTACTAAAATGGAAATCCCCTTCAAGCACATAATGAAGTGCTACAAGTCTCAACCACTCGCCAATAAAAGT gTCTGCAAAAGTGTGTTAATTTCAGATAGAGACATGGACGATTCTCCCTTTGAAAACAACA ATAATGGAGAGCATAGCGACAGCATCCTGACCCCCAGCACACCATCAACACATTATGCAGGAGCCTGTCAGGAGGAGAGGGGCAATCTTATCTATTTTTACAACCAGGTCTACATAGCAAAGTTGCAGCATTTTGCCAAGGAGTTTTCTGCAACCTCTGGG GTTGATACTCCTCCTTTGTCTCCATACCCCCGACAGTGGAAAACCCCACCCTGCAGGCAGCGGCTGTTCAGCAGCCACTCCATCTACATTTCACCTTACAACAGGGAAACCAGCTCTCCTCGTACAGCCGGGCTCTGCTATTACTTCAGCTCAAGTCCCCCAGAG CGTCTGCAAGAGATCAATAACATGATCAAAACAGGGAGGTCAGTCAACAGGCGATGCCGTGTGGCATCATTAGATAAAAAAGAGGAGCCGGGAGACGATGGTCCTTCTGTAAAAAGGCTTCGGGTGAATGATCAGTCTGCCTTGGAGAGACGACTAAGGAACGTGGTGAACGATCGTGTCACAGGACGGAACTAG